Proteins from a single region of Lentimicrobium sp. L6:
- a CDS encoding ion transporter, with translation MNKSKESIKHKLHTIIQEADTPMGKAFDILLLIAILLSVIIVMLDSVHSINEKFSKLFFVLEWTFTIFFTIEYFLRIYITKNPFKNYIFSFYGIIDFLAILPTYLSMVLTGSHFMMVIRIFRLIRVFRILKLGRYVGASQVLRDSLYNSRHKITVFLEIIMTIVVLMGSIMYIVEGPENGFTSIPRGIYWAIVTLTTVGYGDIAPTTVFGQFLASIIMIMGYAIIAVPTGIVSSEMIKSENKRKINLNTLVCENCHCDKHEDGARFCKICGAALLAPEEENNI, from the coding sequence ATGAATAAATCAAAAGAAAGTATAAAACATAAGCTTCATACCATTATTCAGGAAGCAGATACTCCCATGGGAAAGGCTTTTGACATTTTGCTTCTCATCGCTATTCTTCTCAGCGTTATTATTGTCATGCTCGACAGTGTGCATTCTATCAATGAAAAGTTTTCTAAATTATTCTTCGTCTTAGAATGGACCTTTACTATATTCTTTACCATAGAATACTTCCTTAGAATTTACATCACTAAAAATCCTTTCAAAAATTATATTTTTAGTTTTTATGGAATTATTGACTTTCTAGCCATTCTCCCTACTTATTTAAGTATGGTACTTACTGGGTCCCACTTTATGATGGTGATTAGAATATTCAGACTCATCAGAGTTTTTAGAATTCTGAAATTGGGTAGATACGTTGGCGCTTCTCAAGTATTACGTGATAGTCTTTATAATAGCCGTCATAAAATCACTGTTTTTCTAGAAATCATTATGACCATAGTCGTCTTGATGGGCTCTATTATGTATATTGTAGAAGGACCAGAAAATGGTTTTACCAGTATTCCCCGAGGCATCTATTGGGCAATAGTAACATTAACTACAGTAGGCTATGGAGATATTGCGCCAACTACAGTTTTTGGACAGTTCTTAGCATCCATTATTATGATTATGGGTTATGCCATTATTGCCGTACCGACAGGTATCGTTTCTTCCGAAATGATTAAATCTGAAAATAAAAGAAAAATAAATCTAAACACTCTAGTTTGTGAAAATTGCCATTGTGACAAACATGAGGATGGAGCTAGATTCTGTAAAATTTGCGGTGCTGCCCTTCTTGCTCCTGAGGAAGAAAATAACATCTAA